A part of Vicia villosa cultivar HV-30 ecotype Madison, WI unplaced genomic scaffold, Vvil1.0 ctg.000731F_1_1, whole genome shotgun sequence genomic DNA contains:
- the LOC131630743 gene encoding uncharacterized protein LOC131630743, translated as MDIFTDTIKERTRHTRAYKISGIDVSGLIGLSSRLEGEVLRDFNHDYGNLLSILNTSFDPMALITLFQFYDPHLRCFTFQDYQLVPTLEEFSYILNIRITDDVPFVQVPEVVRFEKVAEALHMGIKEVERNWKSSGGVSGFYLCFLISKAEDTAKKEQWVDFSRLLAIMIYGIVLFPSRENFVSLAAICVFMNKNPVPTLLADALFSIHARSKKGGYVVGSCLPLLYRWFMLHLPVRGPFVLKKSSLKWSDRIVNLTSYDIRWNYCVGKVWSIITSCGQYPNVPLMGTRGCISYNPTLAYRQLGYAMEKAQNDVEAFESVYFADGKDPLELEKIAYAWTKVHKRDQNTLSKKVPIAMGPYRKWVEARVANLLLPFARSRPLYEQPPTVLSDTVAAELYIQTEADNIKLKSKDREVGLERYFQDREKAELARKLKHAQGEGSSMTHAQRRSHDLMEESLYRKQQECAKL; from the coding sequence ATGGACATTTTCACTGATACTATCAAAGAACGCACGAGGCATACCAGAGCTTACAAGATTTCGGGTATTGATGTTTCGGGATTGATTGGTTTGAGTTCTCGGTTGGAAGGGGAGGTTCTTCGTGACTTCAACCATGATTATGGCAATTTGCTCTCCATCCTCAATACATCTTTCGATCCAATGGCTTTGATCACCTtatttcagttctatgatccgcaCTTGAGATGTTTTACATTTCAAGACTATCAACTGGTGCCAACACTCGAGGAGTTTTCTTACATACTCAACATACGGATCACTGATGATGTACCTTTTGTTCAGGTTCCCGAAGTCGTGAGATTTGAAAAAGTAGCTGAAGCTCTTCACATGGGTATAAAAGAGGTGGAAAGAAATTGGAAGTCATCGGGCGGTGTTTCTGGTTTCTATCTTTGCTTTCTGATTAGTAAGGCTGAGGATACGGCTAAAAAGGAGCAGTGGGTTGATTTTAGTCGTTTGCTTGCTATCATGATCTATGGTATTGTCTTATTCCCATCAAGAGAAAACTTTGTGAGTTTGGCGGCGATTTGTGTCTTTATGAACAAAAACCCCGTTCCAACGTTGCTTGCGGATGCTCTTTTTTCGATCCATGCGAGAAGTAAGAAGGGAGGATATGTTGTTGGTTCTTGTCTTCCATTGTTGTATCGGTGGTTCATGTTGCATTTGCCGGTGAGAGGACCTTttgtgctcaagaagagttcCCTTAAGTGGTCAGATAGGATTGTTAACCTTACATCTTATGATATCAGGTGGAACTATTGTGTGGGGAAGGTTTGGAGCATCATCACTAGTTGCGGTCAATATCCCAACGTTCCTCTCATGGGAACCAGAGGTTGTATTAGTTACAATCCCACGCTCGCCTATCGTCAATTGGGATATGCAATGGAAAAGGCTcagaatgatgtagaagcgtttgAATCAGTGTACTTTGCTGATGGTAAAGATCCTCTGGAGCTAGAAAAGATAGCATATGCTTGGACTAAAGTTCACAAGAGAGATCAAAATACTTTGAGCAAGAAAGTTCCTATTGCCATGGGTCCTTACCGAAAGTGGGTTGAAGCAAGAGTGGCAAATCTATTGTTGCCATTTGCGAGGTCACGCCCATTGTATGAGCAACCTCCCACGGTTTTATCGGATACAGTTGCGGCTGAACTCTATATTCAAACCGAAGCGGACAACATCAAGCTGAAATCAAAGGACCGAGAGGTTGGCTTGGAGAGGTATTTTCAAGATCGCGAAAAGGCGGAGTTGGCTCGTAAGCTCAAACATGCGCAAGGTGAAGGTTCAAGCATGACACATGCTCAAAGGCGATCTCATGACTTGATGGAAGAAAGCTTATACCGAAAACAACAGGAATGTGCGAAGTTGTGA